The following are encoded together in the Parabacteroides chongii genome:
- a CDS encoding TIGR00341 family protein produces MEKGVLHKQIRDFFVRNFDVRQEKENELETVESIKKGIEFKGTNLWVLIFATFVASLGLNTNSTAVIIGAMLISPLMGPIMGFGLGLGIYDFELIKRSFRNFLTATVFSVITSTLFFLISPISEAQSELLARTQPTVYDVLIAFFGGLAGIVASSTKSKGNVIPGVAIATALMPPLCTAGFGLASGNLYYFFGAFYLYFINTVFISLATFVVVRLLKYPKKVFLDKQREKVVTRYVGVIVFFTIVPSLFLSYNLIRSSYFNDRVTNFVSEELAFPNTQILSKTVTNTSEKQEVKVVLIGENVPDPMIEIARSRLRKYGLKDVSLVVQQGFGQEATDINELKSMLMQDLYKNSEEVLRVQSIQIDSLKKTVDRYKNASRITSELIPEMKVLFPAVLEASCSNTYIMTTDSMKQDTVMLVYLKSKERINEKEQQKIREWLEARVNAKNIKLLIE; encoded by the coding sequence ATGGAAAAAGGAGTGTTACACAAGCAAATACGCGACTTCTTTGTTCGTAATTTTGACGTTCGCCAAGAGAAAGAAAATGAACTGGAAACAGTTGAATCTATAAAGAAAGGTATTGAGTTTAAAGGTACTAATCTTTGGGTTTTGATCTTTGCAACATTTGTCGCTTCATTGGGGTTGAATACCAACTCTACTGCGGTGATTATCGGTGCGATGTTAATCTCTCCGTTGATGGGACCTATTATGGGATTCGGTCTTGGATTGGGTATCTATGACTTTGAACTGATCAAGCGCTCTTTCCGTAATTTTCTGACAGCAACTGTCTTTAGTGTAATCACTTCAACCTTGTTTTTTCTGATCTCACCAATCAGTGAGGCACAAAGTGAATTGTTGGCGCGTACGCAACCGACCGTGTATGATGTCCTGATCGCTTTCTTCGGTGGATTGGCGGGAATTGTTGCCAGTTCTACCAAAAGTAAGGGAAATGTGATTCCGGGTGTGGCTATCGCAACGGCGTTGATGCCTCCGCTTTGTACGGCGGGTTTCGGATTGGCAAGTGGTAATCTGTATTATTTCTTCGGAGCTTTTTATCTCTATTTCATCAATACGGTATTTATCAGCCTGGCTACTTTCGTGGTTGTCCGGCTTTTGAAATACCCTAAAAAGGTGTTCCTGGATAAGCAACGTGAGAAAGTGGTGACGCGCTATGTCGGTGTGATCGTATTTTTCACGATCGTTCCCAGTCTTTTCTTAAGTTATAACCTGATCCGTTCCAGTTATTTCAATGACCGGGTTACCAATTTCGTATCGGAAGAGCTGGCGTTCCCGAATACGCAGATATTAAGCAAAACGGTGACAAATACCAGTGAGAAGCAGGAGGTGAAGGTCGTATTGATCGGTGAAAACGTGCCGGACCCGATGATCGAAATAGCACGGAGCCGGCTTCGCAAATATGGACTGAAAGATGTTTCATTAGTTGTCCAGCAAGGTTTTGGACAGGAAGCCACAGATATAAATGAACTGAAAAGCATGTTGATGCAGGATCTTTATAAGAATAGTGAAGAAGTTTTACGTGTACAGTCCATACAGATCGATTCGTTGAAAAAGACGGTCGACCGTTATAAAAATGCTTCACGTATCACATCCGAACTGATCCCGGAAATGAAAGTATTATTTCCGGCCGTTCTCGAAGCCTCCTGTTCGAATACCTATATTATGACTACCGACAGCATGAAGCAGGATACGGTTATGTTGGTTTACCTGAAAAGTAAAGAACGTATCAATGAAAAAGAACAACAAAAAATACGGGAGTGGTTGGAGGCCCGTGTGAATGCAAAGAATATCAAATTACTAATCGAATAA
- a CDS encoding S46 family peptidase, protein MKKVWAVLLLLIAAGQVYADEGMWVLKELNKQNLARIKELGFVPSYKQLYSETDPCVANAVVIFGGGCTGITVSEEGLVFTNHHCGFGSIQQLSSVEHDYLKDGFVSQSKEEELPVPGLSVRYLRETVDVSDRINGEIANIEEEYLRLAAADSIGQVICDSIGNTEFQSADVIPFYNNNKYFLVVYDVFNDVRMVFAPPSSVGKFGGDTDNWMWPRHTGDFSVFRVYADGNNKPAEYSKDNKPYSPKYVAEVSLQGYQDKDYAMTIGFPGSTDRYLSSWGVKQRIEDSNKPRIEVRGVKQAIWKEAMLASDEVRIKYASKYAGSSNYWKNSIGMNRGLANLNVIDRKKEEEAAFAAWVAQTPERKEKYGEVLELLEKGYTSTDEYRNVSTYLSEAFVSGTEIVRLARMVQGVDVNGSTPEEIDSILQDKIQPFFKDYDATLDQKVLAAMMQVVKERVPAQYLPDIYQKIDKKYKGNYAKYAADVFKKTSLLSYDKIEKMLKDPKLYAKLKKDPAAELSLSTLISLFELQQFMGDAHFEIAKGERLYFAGLKEMYPEKALSSDANFTMRLSYGSIGGYRPYDAAWYDYYSTEKGILEKENPEDDEFWVQPEILDLIRSKDFGQYANENGELQLCFLTNNDITGGNSGSPVFDKNARLIGLAFDGNWEAMSGDIAFEPDLQRCIAVDIRYVLYMIDKWGKCPRLIKELQLVR, encoded by the coding sequence ATGAAGAAGGTATGGGCAGTTTTACTGCTTCTGATTGCTGCAGGCCAGGTATATGCCGATGAGGGTATGTGGGTTCTGAAGGAATTAAACAAACAGAACCTGGCGAGGATCAAGGAACTTGGATTTGTTCCGTCCTACAAGCAGCTCTACAGTGAAACTGACCCGTGTGTGGCCAATGCTGTTGTGATTTTTGGTGGCGGATGTACCGGTATTACCGTATCGGAAGAGGGATTGGTCTTTACCAATCATCACTGTGGTTTCGGCTCGATCCAGCAGTTGAGTAGTGTTGAACATGATTATCTGAAAGATGGTTTTGTTTCGCAGAGTAAGGAAGAAGAGTTGCCCGTTCCGGGTTTGAGTGTCCGATACCTGCGTGAGACAGTGGATGTCAGTGACCGTATCAACGGTGAAATCGCGAATATTGAAGAAGAATATCTGCGTTTGGCTGCTGCCGATTCTATCGGACAGGTAATCTGCGACTCTATCGGCAATACGGAATTTCAGTCGGCAGACGTGATCCCTTTCTACAATAATAACAAGTATTTCCTGGTTGTTTACGATGTATTCAACGATGTTCGTATGGTGTTTGCTCCGCCCAGTTCTGTCGGAAAGTTCGGTGGCGATACGGATAACTGGATGTGGCCGCGTCATACGGGTGATTTCTCTGTATTCCGTGTGTATGCCGATGGCAATAATAAACCGGCAGAATACAGCAAAGACAACAAGCCGTACAGTCCTAAATATGTAGCGGAAGTATCTCTGCAGGGCTATCAGGATAAAGACTATGCGATGACGATCGGTTTTCCGGGAAGTACGGACCGCTATCTGAGTTCATGGGGCGTAAAACAGCGTATCGAAGACAGCAATAAACCGCGTATCGAGGTGCGTGGCGTGAAGCAGGCTATTTGGAAAGAAGCTATGTTGGCCAGCGATGAAGTTCGCATTAAATATGCATCTAAATATGCAGGAAGTTCCAACTATTGGAAGAACTCGATCGGTATGAACCGCGGTTTGGCTAACCTGAACGTGATAGACCGTAAGAAGGAAGAAGAAGCTGCTTTTGCAGCCTGGGTTGCTCAGACACCGGAGCGTAAAGAAAAATATGGAGAAGTACTGGAATTATTGGAAAAAGGATATACTTCGACAGATGAATACAGAAATGTTTCCACTTATTTGTCTGAAGCATTTGTGAGCGGTACTGAAATAGTGCGTCTGGCACGTATGGTTCAGGGAGTGGATGTAAATGGTTCTACTCCGGAAGAGATAGACAGCATTCTGCAGGATAAGATCCAGCCGTTCTTTAAGGATTATGATGCTACGCTCGATCAGAAAGTACTGGCAGCCATGATGCAGGTAGTGAAAGAACGTGTTCCTGCCCAGTATCTGCCGGATATCTATCAGAAGATCGATAAAAAGTATAAGGGCAATTATGCTAAATATGCAGCAGATGTCTTTAAAAAGACTTCCTTGCTATCATACGACAAGATCGAGAAGATGCTGAAAGATCCTAAACTGTATGCGAAACTGAAAAAAGATCCGGCAGCCGAACTGAGCTTGTCTACGCTGATTTCTTTATTCGAATTGCAGCAGTTTATGGGTGATGCCCATTTCGAAATCGCTAAAGGCGAGCGTCTGTATTTTGCCGGACTGAAAGAGATGTATCCGGAAAAGGCCCTTTCTTCGGATGCGAACTTCACTATGCGTTTGAGCTACGGTTCCATCGGCGGTTACCGTCCGTATGATGCTGCCTGGTATGATTATTACTCTACAGAAAAAGGTATTCTTGAAAAAGAGAATCCGGAAGATGACGAATTTTGGGTTCAGCCGGAAATCCTGGATCTGATCCGCAGCAAAGACTTCGGTCAGTATGCCAATGAAAACGGCGAATTACAGCTTTGCTTCTTAACGAACAACGATATTACCGGTGGAAACTCAGGAAGCCCTGTATTCGATAAAAACGCCCGTTTGATCGGTCTTGCTTTCGATGGAAACTGGGAAGCGATGAGTGGCGATATCGCATTCGAACCGGACTTGCAGCGTTGTATCGCAGTAGATATCCGTTATGTCCTTTACATGATCGACAAATGGGGAAAATGCCCGCGCTTGATCAAGGAATTGCAGCTGGTTAGATAA
- the galA gene encoding beta-galactosidase GalA, translating to MTTFKSFLLLLCISFSLQAHAQEKVTKREVLSLDKGWSFHKGDIPYPVIKGHNATYRNAKAGYVSGAASPNYDDSSWRIVDLPHDWAIEGNVNPDANLSQGYYDRGFGWYRRKFKLDPEDKGKHLEIQFDGISTHATIWVNGTVLHRNWCGYTSMYIDITPYATYGDEINTIAVRVDAEAQEGWWYEGAGIYRHTWLVKRSPLHIITDGVFAHPVKKNDSQWEIPVEVTLYNSGKLPADGEVEVTLFAPDGKQMTTQSKAVSVTALREGITHLPLTVSDPKLWSPDSPSLYKVKTTVKQNGIVTDEVETKCGFRTIRFDNNTGFWLNGENIKIKGVCNHQDHAGVGVAVPDAFWEFRLRKLKEMGVNAYRVAHNPVAKEFMAACDSMGIMVLDENRLFNTSPEYVRQLEWQVRRDRNCPSVILWSVFNEEPMQGTENGVEMVRRMYDVVKKMDPTRPITAAMNGGFFSKYNVSQAVDVGGFNYQIESYDRFHEENPELPLTSSEDGSAFMTRGEYKTDYETHVMDSYDTECAGWGATHRRAWKAVNERPWMAGCFYWTGFDYHGEPTPHRWPTVSSFFGIMDLCGFPKMAYYLHQAQWVKDKPILELVPHWNWPADSIGKPIKVMALSNADKVKLLLNGKEISEQQVDPYEMNTWFVPYKPGKLEAIGYKNGKIVSRTKVETTKEPVQVRLTPDRNNLAGDGRDAMPITVEVIDSKGRHVPTANHMIEFTVTGPAEIIGLGNGDPNCHEPEKGNKRSLFNGLAQVIIQSKEGAGTITLTASTPGLKPAAITINADQVAPIPSIAPEFPPMLLNKWVASPLSTEKPDATRQIADNDMNSWQPVAGNELIKLENANFVILRSTFNPYEAHKTEGGSILFKQLTGKAEIWLNGKQIGSKASDKEEDFTVEFPAVNERCDLRVLLNGTTDSAVGLKGNVTVRTKRAVK from the coding sequence ATGACAACATTCAAAAGTTTTCTACTTCTTTTGTGCATAAGCTTCTCTCTGCAGGCACATGCACAGGAAAAAGTAACCAAGCGCGAAGTCCTGTCCCTCGATAAAGGCTGGAGCTTCCACAAAGGGGATATCCCTTATCCAGTCATCAAAGGCCATAATGCAACTTACCGGAACGCCAAAGCCGGATATGTAAGCGGAGCTGCCTCTCCAAACTATGACGACTCTTCCTGGCGTATAGTCGATTTACCCCATGACTGGGCCATCGAAGGGAATGTGAATCCGGATGCCAACCTCTCCCAGGGATACTACGACCGCGGTTTTGGCTGGTACCGCCGCAAATTCAAACTCGACCCCGAAGACAAGGGGAAACATCTTGAGATACAATTCGACGGTATTTCAACCCATGCAACCATTTGGGTAAACGGAACTGTACTGCATCGCAACTGGTGCGGATACACCTCCATGTATATCGACATCACTCCGTATGCAACTTACGGAGATGAGATCAATACAATCGCCGTACGCGTGGATGCAGAAGCGCAGGAAGGCTGGTGGTATGAAGGAGCGGGAATCTACCGTCATACATGGCTGGTCAAACGTTCGCCGCTGCATATCATTACCGACGGTGTATTTGCTCATCCAGTAAAGAAGAACGACAGCCAATGGGAAATACCTGTGGAAGTTACTTTATATAACTCGGGCAAGTTACCGGCTGACGGAGAAGTCGAAGTCACCCTGTTCGCTCCCGATGGCAAACAAATGACAACACAGTCAAAAGCAGTCTCTGTCACTGCATTAAGAGAAGGCATTACCCATCTCCCGCTGACCGTATCAGACCCGAAACTTTGGTCACCCGACAGTCCTAGCCTCTATAAAGTAAAGACTACAGTGAAACAAAACGGCATTGTAACCGATGAGGTCGAAACCAAATGCGGCTTCCGTACCATCCGTTTCGATAACAATACAGGTTTTTGGCTGAATGGAGAGAACATCAAGATAAAAGGTGTTTGTAACCACCAGGATCACGCCGGAGTCGGTGTTGCCGTTCCCGATGCCTTTTGGGAATTCCGCCTCCGCAAATTGAAAGAGATGGGAGTCAATGCCTATCGTGTAGCTCATAATCCGGTTGCCAAAGAGTTTATGGCTGCTTGCGACAGCATGGGTATCATGGTTTTAGATGAAAACAGATTGTTCAACACTTCACCCGAATATGTGCGTCAACTGGAGTGGCAAGTACGCCGCGACCGTAATTGTCCAAGTGTCATCCTTTGGTCTGTTTTCAATGAAGAACCGATGCAGGGCACGGAAAACGGGGTTGAAATGGTTCGACGTATGTATGATGTCGTTAAAAAGATGGATCCGACTCGCCCTATTACGGCAGCCATGAACGGAGGATTCTTCTCCAAATACAATGTATCACAAGCGGTAGATGTCGGCGGATTCAATTACCAAATCGAAAGTTACGACCGTTTCCATGAAGAGAATCCGGAACTTCCTCTGACCAGTTCGGAAGATGGTTCGGCCTTTATGACCCGAGGAGAATATAAGACAGACTACGAAACACACGTGATGGATTCCTATGACACTGAATGTGCCGGCTGGGGTGCTACGCATCGCAGAGCTTGGAAAGCTGTGAACGAACGTCCCTGGATGGCCGGTTGCTTCTACTGGACCGGATTCGATTATCATGGCGAGCCGACTCCGCATCGCTGGCCAACAGTCAGTTCCTTCTTCGGCATCATGGACTTATGTGGTTTCCCCAAAATGGCTTATTACCTGCATCAGGCACAATGGGTAAAGGATAAGCCAATCCTGGAACTGGTCCCACACTGGAACTGGCCTGCCGATTCCATCGGAAAACCGATCAAAGTAATGGCTTTAAGCAATGCAGACAAAGTGAAACTGTTGCTGAACGGCAAAGAAATATCCGAACAACAGGTAGATCCCTACGAAATGAATACCTGGTTCGTTCCTTACAAGCCGGGTAAACTGGAAGCGATCGGCTACAAAAACGGCAAGATCGTTTCGCGAACGAAGGTGGAAACGACTAAAGAACCTGTCCAGGTCCGCCTGACTCCGGATCGTAACAACCTGGCAGGCGACGGAAGAGATGCCATGCCTATAACCGTAGAGGTCATTGATTCCAAAGGCCGTCACGTCCCGACAGCCAACCATATGATCGAATTCACCGTAACCGGTCCGGCAGAAATCATCGGTTTGGGAAATGGTGACCCCAATTGTCACGAACCGGAAAAAGGGAATAAACGCAGCCTGTTTAATGGCCTTGCACAAGTGATCATCCAAAGTAAAGAAGGCGCAGGAACAATTACTCTGACAGCCTCCACTCCCGGATTAAAACCGGCTGCGATTACAATCAATGCCGACCAGGTCGCTCCTATTCCATCCATTGCTCCTGAATTTCCGCCTATGTTGCTGAATAAATGGGTTGCTTCTCCCCTTTCGACCGAGAAGCCTGATGCAACCCGCCAGATAGCAGACAACGACATGAACAGCTGGCAACCGGTAGCAGGTAATGAACTGATCAAACTGGAAAATGCCAACTTCGTTATATTACGTTCCACGTTCAATCCCTATGAAGCACATAAGACAGAAGGTGGAAGTATCCTCTTCAAACAGTTGACGGGGAAAGCAGAAATTTGGTTGAACGGAAAACAGATAGGCTCCAAGGCATCAGATAAGGAAGAAGACTTTACAGTCGAGTTCCCTGCAGTAAACGAAAGATGTGACCTGCGAGTATTACTGAACGGAACAACAGACAGTGCCGTAGGCCTGAAAGGTAATGTAACAGTCCGGACCAAACGGGCTGTCAAGTAA
- a CDS encoding alkaline phosphatase family protein: MENSRRNFFKKGLAGALTLGTASLASPATALSTKASASRAKRIVLISLDGICVDGYLKAKTPNLDALMAEGSLSLETRVVMPSVTLPNWTSHLTGSGPEQHGVVDNSWEITKFTLPAIEKDSAGYYPSVFKILKDTIPTMKTAFYYNWINLFYPYNKQYFDEVSYLEQDAYIPNYEKALSFLMANRTNPTLVFLYSVHTDHAGHKYKWMSPEYIRSIEEADIEIGKFINKMKQEGMYKDTHFMFLTDHGGINYGHGGVSTDEMIVPWGITGPGIKKGFKITEANNTVNTATTILHLFKVDQPLFWTGEVIKSIFK; this comes from the coding sequence ATGGAAAACTCAAGAAGAAACTTTTTTAAGAAAGGACTTGCCGGAGCATTGACATTAGGCACTGCCTCCCTTGCCAGTCCCGCAACGGCTTTATCAACAAAGGCAAGCGCCTCCCGTGCAAAACGCATTGTTTTAATCTCTCTCGACGGCATTTGCGTAGACGGATATTTGAAAGCAAAAACGCCCAATTTGGATGCACTGATGGCCGAGGGTTCGCTTTCACTAGAGACACGTGTGGTCATGCCTTCGGTCACATTACCCAACTGGACCAGTCATCTAACCGGGAGCGGTCCGGAACAGCACGGTGTAGTGGACAACAGCTGGGAAATAACCAAATTCACATTACCCGCTATAGAAAAAGATAGTGCAGGATATTATCCTTCGGTATTCAAAATATTGAAAGATACCATTCCTACGATGAAAACAGCATTTTACTATAACTGGATCAATCTGTTCTATCCATATAACAAACAATATTTCGACGAAGTAAGTTATCTTGAACAGGATGCTTACATACCGAATTATGAAAAAGCATTGTCCTTCCTGATGGCAAACCGGACAAATCCGACTTTAGTCTTTCTCTACTCTGTGCATACCGATCATGCCGGACATAAATATAAATGGATGTCTCCGGAATATATCCGATCGATTGAAGAAGCAGACATCGAGATCGGCAAGTTTATCAATAAAATGAAACAGGAAGGAATGTATAAAGATACTCATTTCATGTTTCTCACAGACCATGGCGGTATTAATTACGGACATGGCGGAGTCAGCACAGACGAAATGATCGTACCGTGGGGAATCACTGGTCCCGGAATAAAAAAAGGATTCAAGATCACAGAAGCCAATAATACGGTAAATACTGCAACAACTATCCTGCATCTGTTCAAGGTTGATCAACCTTTATTCTGGACTGGAGAGGTAATAAAATCGATATTCAAATAA
- a CDS encoding beta-galactosidase, with protein MNKICLLSAFSLIAGGISAQHTIDLSKVSSPSTQYLTLGNPGPAGKEIRINNLYMDEGGIPKLPVMGEFHYSRMHPDYWRDALLKMKASGINIVATYCIWSLHEETEGELSWEGHLNLRRFVELCKELGLKVHLRVGPYCNAEIKNGGLPDWIVENKHLKVRSNDPLYLEYTRRWYQGLYGQINGLLWKDGGPIMALQLENEYVTRGMIVSHLMNLKKMAVEIGFDVPLYTMTHWMDSEYPKGEIVPYAGFYIEAPWTTTGKEEMPTSNFEFFTYNRLSDNIGTDIIKIEGDVESLSGENNDSPFFTCEVGVGSTTFYHRRAVVPEELAGEMINLRLGCGANLMGYYMYVGGSNPVGEKRTFQSSGPRISYDYQAPIREFGTLGTVMQETKKYNYFMNDFGTTLAPSIAYLPKENQNRDNLQWAVRNNGATGYLFCSNYLYRNGKKDYKNVQFSIKLKDETIRMPRKKVTIKDGTYFLWPFNQELSNVLLKYATAQPICSLKEDNNDTHFFFEDDYIQSEYLIADKEILDVKVKNGSCKKEKNGYFINQLTPGKECVIEITKKDGSTVRFVTLTEEESDHIWKGTLKGKEFVAITHSALIYDKDKITLIDDRPATEIWMYRNGSFKQQKYQAAPRNLQATFRSITPMEKSQWIRPTEGDKVKRSFVLNTFSTIEQAYLRYVSPTSVRCILNGKEAKTTTMDHYSYADVTSLLQKEDNTIEFSLPTNKSVMAEIEILLKNGERIIWNTDATWLSAKDNQPVIIAKEEKKVVTYDPKEHIALYEIKAPRVSSGEEETRMYISYKGDIANAYQNGRLIGDSFYDGTDWILSLSRLKEAIDVNPMEIRINGLKSADAPIYFEKNVDPADCVNPTISGIQVKQEYRFKIEMDSI; from the coding sequence ATGAATAAAATATGCCTATTATCCGCTTTTTCTCTTATCGCGGGGGGAATCTCCGCCCAACATACGATAGACCTAAGTAAAGTTTCTTCTCCTTCTACCCAATACCTGACATTAGGTAATCCAGGGCCGGCCGGAAAAGAAATCCGTATAAATAACCTGTACATGGATGAAGGAGGAATTCCGAAACTCCCTGTCATGGGGGAATTTCACTACAGCCGGATGCATCCAGACTATTGGCGAGACGCTTTACTGAAAATGAAAGCTTCCGGTATTAACATCGTTGCGACCTACTGTATTTGGTCATTACATGAAGAGACGGAAGGCGAATTATCCTGGGAAGGTCATCTCAATCTCCGGCGTTTTGTTGAATTATGTAAAGAGTTAGGGTTGAAAGTACATCTCCGCGTCGGCCCCTATTGCAATGCAGAAATCAAGAACGGAGGACTTCCTGACTGGATTGTCGAAAACAAACACCTCAAAGTTCGCTCGAATGACCCTCTATACCTTGAATATACGCGTCGATGGTATCAAGGTTTATATGGACAGATCAATGGCTTGCTATGGAAAGATGGCGGTCCGATCATGGCTCTTCAACTAGAAAATGAATATGTAACAAGAGGAATGATCGTCTCTCATTTAATGAACTTGAAGAAAATGGCTGTCGAAATTGGTTTCGATGTACCTCTTTATACCATGACTCACTGGATGGACAGTGAATATCCTAAAGGAGAAATCGTGCCTTACGCCGGCTTCTATATTGAAGCACCGTGGACTACCACCGGAAAAGAAGAAATGCCAACTTCTAACTTTGAGTTCTTTACTTACAATCGTTTATCCGATAACATCGGCACAGATATCATCAAAATCGAAGGAGACGTAGAATCATTGAGTGGAGAGAACAACGATTCTCCTTTCTTTACCTGTGAAGTCGGTGTCGGGTCAACCACATTTTATCACCGCCGCGCAGTTGTCCCTGAAGAACTGGCGGGAGAAATGATTAATTTACGCCTGGGATGTGGGGCTAATCTAATGGGATATTACATGTATGTAGGTGGCTCCAACCCCGTAGGAGAAAAGAGAACCTTCCAATCTTCCGGACCACGGATCAGTTACGATTATCAAGCACCGATCCGTGAATTTGGAACATTAGGTACTGTTATGCAGGAAACTAAAAAATATAATTATTTCATGAATGATTTTGGAACGACATTGGCACCATCCATCGCTTATCTTCCCAAAGAAAATCAAAATCGTGATAATTTACAATGGGCTGTTCGTAACAATGGGGCTACAGGATACTTATTTTGTTCGAACTATTTATACAGAAACGGTAAGAAAGATTATAAAAATGTTCAGTTTTCCATAAAGCTGAAAGATGAAACCATCCGTATGCCGCGTAAAAAAGTGACAATAAAAGATGGAACTTATTTCCTTTGGCCGTTCAATCAAGAATTGAGCAATGTCTTATTGAAATATGCAACCGCACAACCTATTTGCTCTTTAAAAGAAGATAACAACGATACCCATTTCTTTTTTGAAGACGATTATATTCAAAGTGAATATCTAATAGCAGACAAAGAAATACTGGATGTTAAAGTAAAAAACGGCAGTTGTAAAAAAGAGAAAAACGGATATTTTATCAATCAGTTAACTCCTGGTAAAGAATGCGTAATCGAAATCACTAAAAAGGACGGTTCGACGGTACGTTTCGTGACATTGACGGAAGAGGAATCTGACCATATATGGAAAGGAACTCTAAAAGGAAAAGAATTTGTTGCTATCACTCATTCGGCATTGATCTACGACAAGGACAAGATCACGCTTATCGATGATCGGCCTGCAACAGAAATATGGATGTACCGGAATGGTTCCTTCAAACAACAAAAGTATCAGGCAGCCCCACGCAATCTGCAAGCCACTTTCCGTTCAATCACACCTATGGAAAAAAGTCAGTGGATCCGACCGACAGAAGGAGATAAAGTAAAACGCTCATTTGTTCTGAATACATTCTCTACGATAGAACAGGCCTATTTACGCTACGTCTCTCCAACTTCTGTCCGTTGTATTCTAAACGGTAAAGAGGCTAAAACGACTACGATGGACCATTATTCGTATGCTGACGTAACTTCTTTACTTCAAAAAGAAGACAATACGATAGAGTTCTCTTTACCGACAAATAAAAGTGTCATGGCCGAGATTGAAATTCTCTTGAAGAACGGCGAACGTATTATATGGAATACAGATGCAACCTGGCTATCGGCAAAAGACAATCAACCGGTAATTATCGCAAAAGAAGAAAAAAAGGTTGTCACTTACGATCCGAAAGAACACATTGCCCTCTACGAAATAAAAGCTCCGAGGGTATCTTCCGGAGAAGAAGAAACACGCATGTATATCTCCTACAAAGGGGATATAGCCAACGCATACCAGAACGGTCGGTTAATAGGAGATTCATTCTATGACGGTACAGACTGGATTCTTAGCTTAAGTCGGTTAAAAGAAGCCATTGATGTCAACCCGATGGAAATCCGCATCAACGGGTTAAAATCGGCTGACGCTCCTATTTATTTTGAAAAAAATGTTGATCCTGCCGATTGTGTAAATCCTACTATTTCCGGTATTCAGGTAAAACAGGAATATCGTTTCAAAATAGAAATGGATTCTATTTAA
- a CDS encoding DUF5018-related domain-containing protein, with translation MKALYNYLVLLLLIVINTSCLKAGLDELETYSQNDITNIRFEYRWWDESEKRLRVIEMATEKTINVDTKEIVCSIKVPDATQTFTAPIREQVSLTTLAINVDVSSAARITPIDGAPTMGTFPSDFSAKEFVYKVIAGNGDDANWTIKITNFVK, from the coding sequence ATGAAAGCATTGTATAATTATTTAGTTCTACTTTTATTGATCGTCATAAACACTTCTTGTCTGAAGGCCGGTTTAGACGAACTGGAAACATACAGTCAGAATGATATTACAAATATTCGTTTTGAATACAGATGGTGGGATGAAAGCGAGAAAAGACTTCGTGTTATAGAAATGGCAACGGAAAAAACGATTAATGTGGATACAAAGGAAATAGTATGTTCAATAAAGGTTCCAGATGCTACACAAACTTTTACCGCTCCCATCAGAGAGCAGGTTTCTTTGACTACATTAGCAATTAATGTCGACGTGTCTTCAGCTGCTCGTATCACTCCAATAGATGGTGCTCCGACAATGGGAACATTTCCCTCCGATTTTTCTGCAAAAGAATTTGTATATAAAGTTATAGCAGGAAATGGGGATGATGCAAACTGGACAATCAAGATTACGAATTTCGTAAAATAA